The Methanomethylovorans hollandica DSM 15978 genome includes a region encoding these proteins:
- the mtaB gene encoding methanol--corrinoid protein co-methyltransferase MtaB, whose product MAVKRYTQMAYANADEMVFGRAKYPVKAGLGIELGAGSTTAEVNYAPRPEAGASKEKLVNEYQRITKDILQRMVQVGFPAVVLETEHVQQMTNNPSWGGEIAHAQKTIMEEYYEEYGLKSALRHTPGDIRENKDYMDLRGNKYPVLMESFEAVAEGGADFLSIESMGGKEIFDYAILRNDIGGMLYAIGVLGSMDMEYLWQDIAKVAQKKNVIAAGDTDCAQANTAMFIAGGLLDKNLAHTLAIIARSMAGARTLSGYEAGAVGPGKDCGYENIFVKAITGMPMAFEGKTSTCAHSDVMGNLIMQCCDLWSNESVEYHSEFGGTTVQCWSETLSYDCALMNVALKSGNEKLLRDMLVASDKYRDPQSYILAYDNAYKIGQAIVKDGNDLYLRAKNAAVECCNLLTAAEGLEMTKFEINALLKAKGELEALTADADKFMSDCMSKYKAEIKVFKPENYGL is encoded by the coding sequence ATGGCAGTAAAAAGATATACACAGATGGCTTATGCAAATGCAGATGAGATGGTATTCGGCCGTGCAAAATATCCGGTAAAGGCAGGACTTGGAATTGAGCTTGGTGCAGGATCCACTACAGCTGAAGTAAACTATGCACCCAGACCAGAAGCAGGCGCTTCCAAAGAGAAGCTGGTAAATGAATACCAGAGGATCACAAAGGACATTCTGCAGAGAATGGTACAGGTAGGCTTCCCTGCAGTAGTACTTGAAACAGAACATGTGCAGCAGATGACCAACAATCCATCATGGGGTGGCGAGATTGCACACGCACAGAAGACCATCATGGAAGAGTACTATGAGGAATATGGTCTGAAGTCCGCACTGAGGCACACTCCCGGTGACATCAGAGAGAACAAGGATTACATGGACCTCAGAGGAAACAAGTACCCTGTCCTTATGGAATCATTCGAAGCTGTTGCAGAAGGTGGAGCAGACTTCTTATCCATTGAATCAATGGGTGGAAAGGAGATTTTTGACTATGCAATTCTGAGGAACGACATTGGCGGTATGCTCTACGCAATAGGCGTACTGGGCAGCATGGACATGGAATACCTCTGGCAGGACATCGCAAAGGTAGCACAGAAGAAGAATGTCATTGCAGCCGGTGACACTGACTGTGCCCAGGCAAACACTGCAATGTTCATTGCAGGCGGACTTCTTGACAAGAACCTGGCACACACCCTCGCGATCATCGCAAGGAGCATGGCAGGAGCAAGGACGCTATCCGGATATGAAGCCGGTGCAGTAGGCCCAGGAAAGGACTGCGGATACGAGAACATCTTCGTAAAGGCAATCACTGGTATGCCAATGGCCTTTGAAGGTAAGACCTCTACCTGTGCTCACTCCGATGTTATGGGTAACCTGATCATGCAGTGCTGTGACCTCTGGTCCAACGAATCCGTCGAATACCACTCTGAATTCGGAGGTACTACAGTCCAGTGCTGGTCAGAGACCCTCAGCTATGACTGTGCTCTGATGAACGTTGCACTCAAATCCGGAAACGAAAAGCTCCTCAGGGATATGCTCGTGGCATCTGACAAATACAGAGACCCACAGTCCTACATCCTTGCATACGACAACGCATACAAGATCGGTCAGGCAATTGTCAAGGACGGTAACGACCTGTACCTCCGTGCAAAGAACGCTGCTGTGGAATGCTGCAACCTGCTGACCGCCGCAGAGGGCCTTGAGATGACAAAGTTCGAGATCAATGCATTGCTGAAGGCAAAGGGCGAACTGGAAGCACTTACTGCAGATGCTGACAAGTTCATGAGCGACTGCATGAGCAAGTACAAGGCCGAAATAAAGGTATTCAAGCCAGAGAACTACGGTCTCTAA
- a CDS encoding nitrilase-related carbon-nitrogen hydrolase — MTTIKVSCIQMDIIQCSKEQNIEKALLLTDKAIDSGARIIVLPEVFSTGFCYKGLESIAETSASRRVEAYPTIERLLKFSKANDCVLIGSMIEKQMDEPDQIRYHNLGFCIGSGELSGVYRKTHLYGLERKHFSRGEHILPIKLASDDITIGMQICFDLRFPEISRKLALAGADILVTVGGFADPKAGQWKALTTARAIENQIPHIACNRVGTAPFASYFGKSMIINAWGNVKAEAEKDECFIIGEIDTDETKRIRGKVSLLDDRQLDLY; from the coding sequence ATGACAACTATCAAGGTTTCCTGTATTCAGATGGATATCATCCAGTGTTCAAAAGAACAGAACATTGAAAAAGCCCTCTTACTGACAGATAAAGCAATAGATTCGGGTGCCAGGATCATAGTGTTACCTGAAGTGTTTTCAACGGGTTTTTGCTATAAAGGTCTGGAATCGATTGCTGAGACCTCTGCGTCCCGGAGAGTTGAGGCATACCCCACCATAGAGAGACTATTAAAATTTTCAAAAGCAAACGATTGTGTCCTCATTGGTTCCATGATCGAAAAACAGATGGATGAACCTGATCAGATCAGATATCATAATCTGGGTTTTTGCATTGGATCCGGGGAGCTCTCCGGGGTTTACAGAAAAACCCACCTGTACGGGCTGGAAAGAAAACATTTTTCCAGGGGAGAGCATATCCTGCCGATAAAACTTGCAAGTGATGATATAACCATCGGAATGCAGATATGTTTTGATCTGCGGTTTCCTGAGATCTCAAGAAAACTGGCACTTGCAGGTGCGGATATTCTGGTCACAGTTGGTGGATTTGCAGATCCAAAAGCTGGCCAGTGGAAAGCGCTCACAACTGCCAGAGCGATAGAGAACCAGATACCTCATATTGCCTGCAACCGGGTAGGTACTGCTCCCTTTGCATCATACTTTGGTAAGTCCATGATAATCAACGCATGGGGAAATGTGAAAGCAGAAGCTGAGAAGGATGAGTGTTTCATTATAGGGGAGATAGATACTGATGAAACAAAAAGGATAAGGGGCAAGGTTTCGCTCTTGGATGACAGGCAGTTGGACCTGTATTAA
- a CDS encoding YybH family protein → MDTEEVRSIIKDIIMDLVSAIQTQDITRIVQLYTDEPKFMPRGGDIPQFGPIPDNRWSKEYISKYWSDIYQIVGNSFKYIQYTKNIDVLGDVAYEIGVYSFAAETGVGKDLEEGTYFILWNKENDAWKITVHILNTTSDPKW, encoded by the coding sequence ATGGATACAGAAGAGGTGCGCAGTATAATAAAAGACATCATCATGGATCTTGTTTCTGCCATACAAACTCAGGACATAACAAGAATAGTACAGTTATATACAGATGAGCCGAAATTCATGCCACGTGGCGGCGATATTCCCCAATTTGGTCCAATTCCTGACAATCGCTGGTCTAAGGAGTACATCAGTAAGTACTGGAGTGATATTTATCAGATCGTTGGAAACAGTTTCAAGTATATTCAATACACAAAAAATATTGATGTACTTGGCGATGTGGCATACGAGATAGGAGTTTACAGTTTTGCAGCAGAAACAGGAGTAGGTAAAGATCTGGAGGAAGGAACATACTTCATTCTCTGGAATAAAGAGAACGATGCATGGAAGATTACAGTACATATTTTGAACACTACAAGTGATCCGAAATGGTGA
- a CDS encoding eCIS core domain-containing protein, giving the protein MPGKPLDQVTRAFMEPRFGYDFSNVRVRSEAQAAASAEAINAHAYTVGQEIVFANGKYAPKTDAGKELIAHELMHLVQQTQNVQRNIIQRRSGCSSSQDTIITEDHRRAREMLSNAIDVVSSYNGTNPAKVRNALSAHFHSATSNAFATWINLNLRILWALTWMAGYKCYTGGIVERTWACRSDNELATTFWCVPGIDIRLCPSYFSQSAIERSTTLIHEWIHKYGCNFDLGYEHEKKYSKNRTVTQLLNADSFANFIRDVQ; this is encoded by the coding sequence TTGCCTGGTAAGCCGCTGGATCAGGTTACCCGTGCTTTTATGGAGCCACGTTTCGGGTATGATTTCAGTAATGTACGGGTGCGTAGCGAAGCGCAAGCTGCAGCATCAGCAGAAGCAATAAATGCCCATGCATATACCGTTGGCCAGGAGATCGTCTTTGCGAATGGCAAATACGCACCCAAAACAGATGCAGGGAAAGAATTGATTGCACATGAGCTGATGCATCTCGTACAACAGACACAGAATGTTCAAAGAAATATCATACAGAGGAGATCTGGATGCTCTTCTTCCCAGGATACAATTATTACGGAAGATCATCGCAGAGCTCGAGAGATGCTGTCGAATGCCATCGATGTCGTCTCTTCGTATAATGGGACAAACCCGGCTAAGGTGAGAAATGCCCTCTCTGCTCACTTTCATAGCGCTACAAGCAATGCCTTTGCAACTTGGATCAATCTGAATTTACGGATTCTCTGGGCATTGACGTGGATGGCAGGCTACAAATGTTATACAGGTGGAATCGTGGAACGTACGTGGGCATGCCGTTCCGATAATGAACTTGCCACTACATTCTGGTGTGTGCCAGGAATCGATATCCGCTTGTGTCCATCTTATTTTAGTCAGAGCGCAATCGAGCGCTCGACTACTTTGATCCATGAATGGATACATAAATACGGCTGTAATTTCGATCTGGGCTATGAACATGAAAAAAAATATAGCAAAAATCGGACTGTAACCCAACTTCTCAACGCTGATTCTTTTGCGAATTTTATTCGCGATGTGCAGTGA